One region of Citrus sinensis cultivar Valencia sweet orange chromosome 6, DVS_A1.0, whole genome shotgun sequence genomic DNA includes:
- the LOC102629481 gene encoding vacuolar-sorting receptor 1-like isoform X2, translating to MREKLGFLVGILFLLCGLSFGRFVVEKNSLKVTSPEKIKGVYECAIGNFGVPQYGGTLIGTVVYPKANQKACKGFDEVDLSFKSRPGGLPTFLLVDRGDCYFTLKAWNAQKGGAAAILVADDKTEPLITMDTPEEENADAEYLQNITIPSALISKSLGDSIKKSLSGGEMVNMNLDWTEALPHPDERVEYEFWTNSNDECGPKCESQIDFVKNFKGAAQILEQRGYTQFTPHYITWYCPEAFILSKQCKSQCINHGRYCAPDPEQDFSRGYDGKDVVVQNLRQACFFKVANESRKPWLWWDYVTDFAIRCPMKEKKYTKECAEQVIKSLGVDLKKVDECVGDPEADVDNQVLKTEQDAQIGKGSRGDVTILPTLVINNRQYRGKLDKGAVLKAICAGFQETTEPAICLSEDIETNECLENNGGCWQDKAANITACKDTFRGRVCECPIVRGVKFVGDGYTHCEASGASRCSINNGGCWKKIQDGKSFSACVENSLHGCKCPPGFRGDGVNNCEGKDVRSEASWGFVWMVILGLAATGVAGYAFYKYRIRRYMDSEIRAIMAQYMPLDSQAEVQHASHGDV from the exons ATGAGGGAAAAGCTAGGGTTTTTGGTGggtattttgtttttactatGTGGTTTAAGTTTTGGAAGATTTGTTGTGGAGAAAAATAGCTTGAAAGTGACATCCCCAGAGAAAATCAAAGGAGTTTATGAATGTGCAATTGGGAATTTTGGGGTTCCTCAATATGGAGGAACTTTAATTGGTACCGTGGTTTATCCAAAAGCCAATCAAAAGGCTTGTAAGGGTTTTGATGAAGTTGATCTTTCCTTCAAGTCAAGGCCTGGAGGATTACCCACTTTTCTCCTTGTTGATCGAGGAG ATTGTTACTTCACCTTGAAGGCCTGGAATGCGCAAAAAGGTGGAGCTGCTGCTATTCTTGTGGCAGATGATAAGACTGAACCTTTGATTACCATGGACACCCCTGAAGAAGAGAATGCAGACGCTGAATATCTACAAAACATCACCATTCCCTCAGCCCTTATAAGCAAATCTTTGGGTGACAGTATCAAGAAGTCTCTAAGTGGTGGGGAAATGGTTAACATGAATCTAGATTGGACAGAGGCTCTTCCGCATCCTGATGAGCGTGTGGAGTATGAATTCTGGACAAATAGCAACGATGAGTGCGGGCCAAAGTGTGAGAGCCAGATTGATTTTGTTAAGAACTTCAAAGGAGCTGCCCAGATACTTGAGCAGAGGGGTTACACTCAGTTCACCCCACACTATATAACTTGGTATTGTCCGGAAGCATTTATTCTTAGCAAACAATGCAAGTCCCAGTGCATCAACCATGGTAGGTACTGTGCGCCAGATCCTGAGCAGGACTTTAGCCGAGGGTATGATGGAAAGGATGTTGTGGTTCAAAATTTACGTCAAGCTTGCTTCTTTAAAGTGGCCAATGAAAGCAGAAAGCCATGGCTTTGGTGGGACTATGTGACTGACTTTGCAATCCGTTGCCCAATGAAAGAGAAGAAGTACACCAAGGAGTGTGCAGAGCAAGTTATCAAATCTCTTG GTGTTGACCTCAAGAAGGTAGATGAATGTGTTGGAGATCCTGAGGCAGATGTGGACAATCAAGTTCTTAAAACCGAACAAGATGCACAG ATTGGAAAAGGCTCCCGTGGAGATGTTACTATACTGCCAACACttgttattaacaatagaCAGTATAGAG GTAAGTTGGACAAGGGAGCAGTTCTCAAGGCTATTTGTGCAGGTTTTCAGGAGACTACAGAGCCAGCCATATGCTTAAGTGAAG ATATTGAAACTAATGAATGCTTAGAAAACAATGGTGGGTGCTGGCAGGACAAAGCCGCTAACATAACAGCATGCAAG GATACTTTCCGAGGAAGAGTGTGCGAATGTCCTATAGTACGAGGTGTGAAGTTTGTTGGTGATGGTTATACTCATTGTGAAG CTTCAGGAGCTTCACGCTGTTCAATTAATAATGGAGGGTGTTGGAAGAAAATCCAAGATGGCAAATCTTTTTCTGCTTGTGTT GAGAATAGCTTGCATGGTTGCAAGTGTCCACCTGGATTTAGGGGTGATGGAGTCAACAACTGTGAAG GCAAAGATGTTAGATCGGAGGCTAGCTGGGGCTTTGTATGGATGGTCATTCTTGGCTTAGCAGCTACTGGCGTTGCAGGATATGCATTTTACAAGTACAGAATCCGG AGATatatggattcagagatacgGGCCATCATGGCACAGTACATGCCATTGGATAGTCAAGCAGAGGTTCAGCATGCTTCCCACGGTGATGTTTAA
- the LOC102629481 gene encoding vacuolar-sorting receptor 1-like isoform X1, giving the protein MREKLGFLVGILFLLCGLSFGRFVVEKNSLKVTSPEKIKGVYECAIGNFGVPQYGGTLIGTVVYPKANQKACKGFDEVDLSFKSRPGGLPTFLLVDRGDCYFTLKAWNAQKGGAAAILVADDKTEPLITMDTPEEENADAEYLQNITIPSALISKSLGDSIKKSLSGGEMVNMNLDWTEALPHPDERVEYEFWTNSNDECGPKCESQIDFVKNFKGAAQILEQRGYTQFTPHYITWYCPEAFILSKQCKSQCINHGRYCAPDPEQDFSRGYDGKDVVVQNLRQACFFKVANESRKPWLWWDYVTDFAIRCPMKEKKYTKECAEQVIKSLGVDLKKVDECVGDPEADVDNQVLKTEQDAQIGKGSRGDVTILPTLVINNRQYRGKLDKGAVLKAICAGFQETTEPAICLSEDIETNECLENNGGCWQDKAANITACKDTFRGRVCECPIVRGVKFVGDGYTHCEASGASRCSINNGGCWKKIQDGKSFSACVENSLHGCKCPPGFRGDGVNNCEDVDECEEKLACQCPECKCKDTWGSYECSCGSGLLYMQEHDTCISKDVRSEASWGFVWMVILGLAATGVAGYAFYKYRIRRYMDSEIRAIMAQYMPLDSQAEVQHASHGDV; this is encoded by the exons ATGAGGGAAAAGCTAGGGTTTTTGGTGggtattttgtttttactatGTGGTTTAAGTTTTGGAAGATTTGTTGTGGAGAAAAATAGCTTGAAAGTGACATCCCCAGAGAAAATCAAAGGAGTTTATGAATGTGCAATTGGGAATTTTGGGGTTCCTCAATATGGAGGAACTTTAATTGGTACCGTGGTTTATCCAAAAGCCAATCAAAAGGCTTGTAAGGGTTTTGATGAAGTTGATCTTTCCTTCAAGTCAAGGCCTGGAGGATTACCCACTTTTCTCCTTGTTGATCGAGGAG ATTGTTACTTCACCTTGAAGGCCTGGAATGCGCAAAAAGGTGGAGCTGCTGCTATTCTTGTGGCAGATGATAAGACTGAACCTTTGATTACCATGGACACCCCTGAAGAAGAGAATGCAGACGCTGAATATCTACAAAACATCACCATTCCCTCAGCCCTTATAAGCAAATCTTTGGGTGACAGTATCAAGAAGTCTCTAAGTGGTGGGGAAATGGTTAACATGAATCTAGATTGGACAGAGGCTCTTCCGCATCCTGATGAGCGTGTGGAGTATGAATTCTGGACAAATAGCAACGATGAGTGCGGGCCAAAGTGTGAGAGCCAGATTGATTTTGTTAAGAACTTCAAAGGAGCTGCCCAGATACTTGAGCAGAGGGGTTACACTCAGTTCACCCCACACTATATAACTTGGTATTGTCCGGAAGCATTTATTCTTAGCAAACAATGCAAGTCCCAGTGCATCAACCATGGTAGGTACTGTGCGCCAGATCCTGAGCAGGACTTTAGCCGAGGGTATGATGGAAAGGATGTTGTGGTTCAAAATTTACGTCAAGCTTGCTTCTTTAAAGTGGCCAATGAAAGCAGAAAGCCATGGCTTTGGTGGGACTATGTGACTGACTTTGCAATCCGTTGCCCAATGAAAGAGAAGAAGTACACCAAGGAGTGTGCAGAGCAAGTTATCAAATCTCTTG GTGTTGACCTCAAGAAGGTAGATGAATGTGTTGGAGATCCTGAGGCAGATGTGGACAATCAAGTTCTTAAAACCGAACAAGATGCACAG ATTGGAAAAGGCTCCCGTGGAGATGTTACTATACTGCCAACACttgttattaacaatagaCAGTATAGAG GTAAGTTGGACAAGGGAGCAGTTCTCAAGGCTATTTGTGCAGGTTTTCAGGAGACTACAGAGCCAGCCATATGCTTAAGTGAAG ATATTGAAACTAATGAATGCTTAGAAAACAATGGTGGGTGCTGGCAGGACAAAGCCGCTAACATAACAGCATGCAAG GATACTTTCCGAGGAAGAGTGTGCGAATGTCCTATAGTACGAGGTGTGAAGTTTGTTGGTGATGGTTATACTCATTGTGAAG CTTCAGGAGCTTCACGCTGTTCAATTAATAATGGAGGGTGTTGGAAGAAAATCCAAGATGGCAAATCTTTTTCTGCTTGTGTT GAGAATAGCTTGCATGGTTGCAAGTGTCCACCTGGATTTAGGGGTGATGGAGTCAACAACTGTGAAG ATGTGGATGAGTGCGAAGAGAAGCTGGCATGTCAATGCCCAGAGTGCAAATGCAAAGATACATGGGGCAGTTACGAGTGCAGCTGTGGCAGTGGATTGTTGTACATGCAAGAGCATGACACCTGCATAA GCAAAGATGTTAGATCGGAGGCTAGCTGGGGCTTTGTATGGATGGTCATTCTTGGCTTAGCAGCTACTGGCGTTGCAGGATATGCATTTTACAAGTACAGAATCCGG AGATatatggattcagagatacgGGCCATCATGGCACAGTACATGCCATTGGATAGTCAAGCAGAGGTTCAGCATGCTTCCCACGGTGATGTTTAA
- the LOC102628845 gene encoding protein FATTY ACID EXPORT 3, chloroplastic isoform X1 produces the protein MSVSIELLSTKNPNPNPRLSFGSEALYGSPCMRVPSRGQRVSIAPRVRVAAKGIGVGFQLPERRRSSFYRSTVVFSASHEESKSSEESSEIKASAKESEEAWKQTLAAFREQAIKMQSVSQEAYEIYSKRATAILKETAEQLKIEAEKARKDLTVVAKELSEDGKKYLTEATENNPEVKEIVETFTLPTDDVKEFSTLRDFYLGIPYGLLLTLGGFISFMVTGSIPAIRFGVILGGTLLALSIASLRSHKKGKTSPVALKGQAAIATIIFLREIRCLFQSLMFPNLLIAIVSGAMVAFYFYRITVENKWRKGSDMEYGTEN, from the exons ATGAGTGTCTCAATTGAATTATTGTCAACCAAGAACCCTAACCCGAACCCCAGACTTAGCTTTGGTTCTGAGGCGTTGTATGGCTCACCTTGTATGCGGGTCCCGTCTCGCGGTCAACGAGTCTCGATTGCTCCACGTGTCAGAGTTGCCGCGAAAGGGATTGGAGTCGGATTTCAGTTGCCAGAACGACGGAGGTCGTCGTTTTATCGATCCACTGTCGTTTTCTCAGCTTCCCACGAGGAATCG AAGTCTTCAGAGGAGAGCAGTGAAATCAAGGCATCTGCTAAAGAATCAGAAGAAGCATGGAAACAGACTCTTGCTGCTTTCAGAGAACAAGCAATAAAGATGCAGAGTGTGTCACAAGAAGCATATGAGATATACTCTAAGAGAGCTACTGCCATCTTGAAAGAAACTGCAGAGCAGTTGAAAATTGAAGCAGAGAAGGCAAGGAAGGATCTGACTGTTGTAGCAAAGGAACTCAGTGAAGATGGTAAAAAATATCTGACAGAGGCTACAGAGAATAACCCTGAAGTGAAGGAGATTGTGGAAACTTTTACATTACCAACTGATGATGTGAAAGAATTTTCTACACTCCGTGACTTTTACCTTGGAATACCATATG GCTTGCTTCTTACTCTTGGTGGCTTCATTTCTTTCATGGTAACGGGCAGCATACCTGCCATCAGGTTCGGTGTTATTCTGGGGGGTACACTTTTGGCTTTAAGCATAGCAAGTTTGCGGTCACATAAGAAAGGGAAAACATCTCCTGTAGCCTTGAAAGGACAAGCAG CAATAGCAACTATAATATTCTTAAGGGAGATACGCTGCTTGTTTCAG AGCTTAATGTTTCCAAATCTTTTGATAGCCATTGTCAG TGGTGCAATGGTAGCATTCTATTTCTATAGAATCACAGTTGAGAATAAGTGGAGAAAAGGGTCAGATATGGAATATGGCACTGAAAATTGA
- the LOC102628845 gene encoding protein FATTY ACID EXPORT 3, chloroplastic isoform X2, with the protein MSVSIELLSTKNPNPNPRLSFGSEALYGSPCMRVPSRGQRVSIAPRVRVAAKGIGVGFQLPERRRSSFYRSTVVFSASHEESSSEESSEIKASAKESEEAWKQTLAAFREQAIKMQSVSQEAYEIYSKRATAILKETAEQLKIEAEKARKDLTVVAKELSEDGKKYLTEATENNPEVKEIVETFTLPTDDVKEFSTLRDFYLGIPYGLLLTLGGFISFMVTGSIPAIRFGVILGGTLLALSIASLRSHKKGKTSPVALKGQAAIATIIFLREIRCLFQSLMFPNLLIAIVSGAMVAFYFYRITVENKWRKGSDMEYGTEN; encoded by the exons ATGAGTGTCTCAATTGAATTATTGTCAACCAAGAACCCTAACCCGAACCCCAGACTTAGCTTTGGTTCTGAGGCGTTGTATGGCTCACCTTGTATGCGGGTCCCGTCTCGCGGTCAACGAGTCTCGATTGCTCCACGTGTCAGAGTTGCCGCGAAAGGGATTGGAGTCGGATTTCAGTTGCCAGAACGACGGAGGTCGTCGTTTTATCGATCCACTGTCGTTTTCTCAGCTTCCCACGAGGAATCG TCTTCAGAGGAGAGCAGTGAAATCAAGGCATCTGCTAAAGAATCAGAAGAAGCATGGAAACAGACTCTTGCTGCTTTCAGAGAACAAGCAATAAAGATGCAGAGTGTGTCACAAGAAGCATATGAGATATACTCTAAGAGAGCTACTGCCATCTTGAAAGAAACTGCAGAGCAGTTGAAAATTGAAGCAGAGAAGGCAAGGAAGGATCTGACTGTTGTAGCAAAGGAACTCAGTGAAGATGGTAAAAAATATCTGACAGAGGCTACAGAGAATAACCCTGAAGTGAAGGAGATTGTGGAAACTTTTACATTACCAACTGATGATGTGAAAGAATTTTCTACACTCCGTGACTTTTACCTTGGAATACCATATG GCTTGCTTCTTACTCTTGGTGGCTTCATTTCTTTCATGGTAACGGGCAGCATACCTGCCATCAGGTTCGGTGTTATTCTGGGGGGTACACTTTTGGCTTTAAGCATAGCAAGTTTGCGGTCACATAAGAAAGGGAAAACATCTCCTGTAGCCTTGAAAGGACAAGCAG CAATAGCAACTATAATATTCTTAAGGGAGATACGCTGCTTGTTTCAG AGCTTAATGTTTCCAAATCTTTTGATAGCCATTGTCAG TGGTGCAATGGTAGCATTCTATTTCTATAGAATCACAGTTGAGAATAAGTGGAGAAAAGGGTCAGATATGGAATATGGCACTGAAAATTGA